The nucleotide window TTACCATAACAGGGTCAGGATCATCAAATTAATGGGCTTTATCGTCACGCACGGAAGCCTTAAGCGCTTCAGCGAATGAGTGCGCCAGCGAGTGCCGTTGCGCCGGCGCTACGCTGGTATTCAGCAAATTGGTCACCATATTTCCCAGTACCATCAGGGAAAGGTCGGTGGGGGCCTTGTCTTTTTCAAGCACATGGGCCAGTTCTGCGAGGAGTTTCTCCACGCGGTCGTCACTGTAGCGAGATGATTGTGGCATAACGTCGAATTTATTGAGTATTAAAGGGCGGCATCTTACCGTAAAACCGCGATTTTTTCTGCACTTTTATCGATCGCAACAGGTTAATGTTGCTGGCAGTTGATCGCAGGAAGACTCGGTGATTGAATACGCGCTAAATCTTAAGGAGAGTCTACCATGAGTCTGGATATTGAGCAGAGTGCCCTGCACCAGTTGATCAAGCGCGATGAGCAGTCGCTTGAGCTGGTGCTGCGCGAAACGCTGCTGCCTGCCAATGCGCCCGTCACCGCGATGATGGAAGAGCTGCACCGCGTTTACAGCGCTAAAAGCAAGGCTTATGGCCTGTTTAATGAAGGGAGTGAACTGGCGGATGCGCTGCGCAACTGCCGTAAAGGGGAAGATGACTTCCTGGCGTTCAGCCGCGCCGCAACGGGACGTTTGCGCGATGAGCTGGCGAAATATCCCTTTGCCGAAGGCGGTGTTGTGCTGTTCGGTCACTACCGTTATCTGGCGGTGGAGTATTTGCTGATTGCGGTGCTGAACAGCCAGAACAGTATGCGTGTTAACGAAGAACTGGATATCAGCAGCACGCATTATCTCGATATCAACCACGCCGATATTGTGGCGCGTATCGATCTCACCGAATGGGAAACTAATCCGGAATCGACCCGCTATCTGACTTTCCTGCGTGGCCGGGTAGGGCGTAAAGTTGCCGATTTCTTTATGGATTTCCTTGGCGCCAGCGTTGGCCTGGATACTAAAGCCCAGAATCGGGGGCTGCTGCAGGCCGTTGACGATTACTGTTCAGAAGCGAGCCTTGATAAAAACGAGCGGCAGAACTATCGCCAGCAGGTCTACAGCTACTGCAATGAACAGCTGCAGTCCGGCGAAGAGATTGAGCTGGAGGGGTTATCCAAAGAGCTGGCTCCGCTGGGAGAAAAAACGTTTCAGGCCTTTACGCAGGAGCAGGGCTACGAGCTGGAAGAGAGCTTTCCTGCCGACCGCAGCACGCTGCGCCAGCTGACCAAATTTGCCGGAAGCGGCGGCGGGCTGACGCTAAACTTTGACGCGCTGCTGCTGGGGGAACGCATTTTCTGGGATCCCGCAACCGATACGCTGACCATCAAAGGTACGCCACCTAATCTGCGCGACCAGCTGCAACGCCGCAGCAGCGGGAAGTGAAGAGCGGGCGCGCTGCCTGCAGTTATTTGCCGGATTGAAGCCAAAAAAAAACGCCGCATAAGCGGCGTTTCTTTCACAAAAACCCGGTCGGCAATTAAGCGCGAACGAAGTCGATGTGGTGCAGTTTTGGCTTGAACGGGTGACGCTGAACAGCCTGCACTTTTACTTTCTCTTCTTTGCCGTTTACAACCAGAGTCAGAACTTCAGTGTAGAAACCCGGTTTTGCCTGGGTGTTCATTACTGAGTCGTGATCCAGTTCGATGGCTACAGCTGCTTCTTTGCCGCCATAAATGATGGCCGGGAATTTGTTAGCTGTACGCAGGCGGCGGCTCGCACCCTTGCCCTGCTCTTTACGTTCTTCTGCATTGATAGTGAACATTGTTCAATCTCTTTATCGGATTATCCTGCTACAGGCGACCCAGCAGCAGGTTGGAGTGTTCAACTTTTGCTTCAGCAAAAGCGGGGCGCATTATAGCCCAGGTTACGCGCCGCGGGCAATGGATTAAAATGGCTGCTTAAATCGCTCATTGTAACTCGTACCATGTACGAGTATGATTGGCTTACGCCCGTTAAGGATGAGGGGAGTAAATTGTTACACTTCATAGAAACACCTCTGTTTGAGCGGCTAATCAATGAGCTGCTGACATATGATGATTACCAGAAATTTCAGGCTTACCTGCTTTCAGATCCTGTCGCTGGGGCAACGATTTCTCATACTGGCGGGTGCCGTAAACTTCGCTGGGCCTTGCCGGCGAAAGGAAAAAGTGGGGGGATAAGGGTTATTTACTACTACTTAGTAAGCAGGGGTGAGATCTATTTACTCTATGCCTATCCTAAATCAGAACAGGAAAATTTGACCGATAAACAGAAAGCCGTCATGAAGCATTTTGCGCAACAAATTGAGGCCGGAAAATGAAAGATGAAATGTTTAGTGAGTTAATTGAAAGCATGCAGCAGGCTGTGAGCATTCGTCGTGGTGAAATGGAACCTGCCCGTGTTACTTCTTATCCTGTTCCTGACGTAAAGGCGATACGTACGCATTCAGGGATGAAACAGGAAGAATTTGCTCAGGCAGTAGGGGTATCTACTTCTCTCGTGCAGAGCTGGGAACAAAATAAAAGAATTCCCAGCGGGGCAAGTTTAAAAATGTTACGTGTTATAGAGAAGCATCCAGATATGCTGGAACTGTTTATGCAAGCGTAAACCCCCAGGGTTCTACAGAGGCCATTTTTATTACGCTTGATAAAATAAGAGAGCTGAATCAGCGCAGTTCGTTGGCGCGACGGTAGCGGCCCTGGTAATCGAACATTTTTTCCCGTATCTGCCAGTAATGGCGCTGCTTGCGGGCGACCACAAAATCGGGCTGGCGTAGCAGCGGTTGCAGAGCAACAATATCCGCCGCGTTTTTCCAACCCAGCGGCACGCCGGGCGCGCGTTGATGCGGACGTAAGAAGATCTGCTCAAAGGCGGTACGTTGTGCAGGGGTGCTGAGCCGGAAGCGTTCGCTCACTTCAGTCGCTTCTTCATCATAGTAACGCGCTTTCAGCCACTCGCCTTTCTCATCCTGGCCGCACTCCAGCACCATGGCCGCACAGCGCAGAACCAGCGCATCCTTGAGTTTTAGCGCCGCCTTCAGCATATCGTCCGGGTCCACCAGCACCGCGTCGCACTCATGACAGCGCCGCGCCGCAATATCATTTTCAGCATTACAGTGCGGGCAACTTTTGAAGCGGAAGCGGAAGTCGCACTGCTCCCTTTCACCTTCATCATCTTCCAGCACGCCCTGACAGCGGCGGCCAAAATGTTCAATAATGGTGCCGTCCGCGGTCGTTTTCCCCCAGAAGGTATTGGCGAACCCGCAGGCGGGACAGAAAACCTGCACCGGTTTGTTATCGCTTTTCCCTTTAGGAGAGCCGACTTCAGGGGTGAAAATATCGTGCGGATTACCGGCATAGTCGAGGATCAGGCAGTCGTTTTTTCCCGGCGAAAGGCGCAAACCTCGCCCGACGATCTGCTGATAAAGGCTGACCGATTCAGTAGGACGAAGAATGGCGATCAAATCGACGTGGGGCGCATCAAACCCGGTAGTTAATACCGCCACGTTGACCATATAGCGGATCTCTCGCGCCTTAAATGCGGTAATCAACGCATCCCTTTCTGCTCCCGGCGTTCCTGCGCTGATCAGGGCTTTACTGCCAGGCAACAGGCCAAGCACTTCCCTGGCGTGATCAACCGTTGACGCAAAGATCATGACGCCCTCGCGATCCTGTGCGAACTCGACAATCTGCTGAACGATATGCGGGGTAATACGCTGCTGTTGCTTCAGCTCACGGTTGAGGTCCGCCTCGCTGAACAGGCCATTTTCATTGGCGGTCAGACGGCTGAAGTCATACTGTACTACCGGCATGTCGAGCCTTTCCGGGGGAACCAGAAAACCGTGCTTAATCATATAGCGCAGCGGCAGTTCATAGATACAGTCC belongs to Erwinia pyri and includes:
- the yejK gene encoding nucleoid-associated protein YejK encodes the protein MSLDIEQSALHQLIKRDEQSLELVLRETLLPANAPVTAMMEELHRVYSAKSKAYGLFNEGSELADALRNCRKGEDDFLAFSRAATGRLRDELAKYPFAEGGVVLFGHYRYLAVEYLLIAVLNSQNSMRVNEELDISSTHYLDINHADIVARIDLTEWETNPESTRYLTFLRGRVGRKVADFFMDFLGASVGLDTKAQNRGLLQAVDDYCSEASLDKNERQNYRQQVYSYCNEQLQSGEEIELEGLSKELAPLGEKTFQAFTQEQGYELEESFPADRSTLRQLTKFAGSGGGLTLNFDALLLGERIFWDPATDTLTIKGTPPNLRDQLQRRSSGK
- a CDS encoding DEAD/DEAH box helicase; its protein translation is MSFTLRPYQQEAVDATLSYFRRSHQPAVIVLPTGAGKSLVIAELARLARGRVLVLAHVKELVAQNHSKYQAYGLEADIFAAGLQRKESRSKVVFGSVQSVARNLAQFDGEFTLLIVDECHRISDADDSQYQQILAHLRQSNPQLRLLGLTATPYRLGKGWIYQFHYHGMVRGDERALFRDCIYELPLRYMIKHGFLVPPERLDMPVVQYDFSRLTANENGLFSEADLNRELKQQQRITPHIVQQIVEFAQDREGVMIFASTVDHAREVLGLLPGSKALISAGTPGAERDALITAFKAREIRYMVNVAVLTTGFDAPHVDLIAILRPTESVSLYQQIVGRGLRLSPGKNDCLILDYAGNPHDIFTPEVGSPKGKSDNKPVQVFCPACGFANTFWGKTTADGTIIEHFGRRCQGVLEDDEGEREQCDFRFRFKSCPHCNAENDIAARRCHECDAVLVDPDDMLKAALKLKDALVLRCAAMVLECGQDEKGEWLKARYYDEEATEVSERFRLSTPAQRTAFEQIFLRPHQRAPGVPLGWKNAADIVALQPLLRQPDFVVARKQRHYWQIREKMFDYQGRYRRANELR
- a CDS encoding type II toxin-antitoxin system RelE/ParE family toxin, which translates into the protein MYEYDWLTPVKDEGSKLLHFIETPLFERLINELLTYDDYQKFQAYLLSDPVAGATISHTGGCRKLRWALPAKGKSGGIRVIYYYLVSRGEIYLLYAYPKSEQENLTDKQKAVMKHFAQQIEAGK
- the nadS gene encoding NadS family protein, which produces MKDEMFSELIESMQQAVSIRRGEMEPARVTSYPVPDVKAIRTHSGMKQEEFAQAVGVSTSLVQSWEQNKRIPSGASLKMLRVIEKHPDMLELFMQA
- the rplY gene encoding 50S ribosomal protein L25, encoding MFTINAEERKEQGKGASRRLRTANKFPAIIYGGKEAAVAIELDHDSVMNTQAKPGFYTEVLTLVVNGKEEKVKVQAVQRHPFKPKLHHIDFVRA
- a CDS encoding YejL family protein encodes the protein MPQSSRYSDDRVEKLLAELAHVLEKDKAPTDLSLMVLGNMVTNLLNTSVAPAQRHSLAHSFAEALKASVRDDKAH